TTCGGCCAAAGTTCCATGGTGTGCATGGGAAGAAGCCGGTAGATCGACGTCACTTCCTTGTGGATGTCGGCCGGATCGACTGTTTCACCGCGCGCGAGGCGATAGGCTGTATAGAAGTCCTCGCGACTGGCGAACCGCTCTCCTGCGAGTTGCGCGAGTACTTGACGGACATGCTCCGGATAGCGTTGGTCGCCGGCTTGTCCCATTTTGGACAGAAGACGCTTCATTGCGCTTTCGTCCAGAACCACGGGCCCGCGCAGAGGATCCCCGCCAACTCCATAAAGTACCGCGCCGCTCTTGCGGCCCTTGCCTGGATCGCCCGCCACCACGTAGCCGTGCGTCGGAATGGCGTAGCCCCGCGTATTTCGATTGACGTAATGGACGGGAACTTTGCGCAGCGATTCGATGCCGTGGGATTGCATTTCTTCGAGAACCGCAGAAAAGGCCTCGCGCTCCTTGCCGGGCGGCAGGCCTGGAAACTTGGGCGGTAGCCGGACATCGACGATGGTGCCATCGTGATCCCGGCGCAGTTCCATGACGGCCGACTTGCCCGCGACGCGCTGGGTGCAGCGCGTCCAGCCATCGCCGAGATCCAGTTGCGATGGCTTTGGACCGCCGGATGCTCCTGCCATGAAACGAATGAAGTCCGCAGCTTGGTCTTGGGAAGTTCTCGATCCGACGAACTGGCGAACCTTGTTGGCCGCTTTCTCCAGAATGCCTCGACCCTGCGTCCAATCCAGACGGGATCGTTCTCTGACGATGGACCCGGTGTCCCGCAGCACATGGGGATCGATGCGATGTTCCGCGGCATTAGGGTTGCCCCGCCTGCTATCGGATTTATTCCCGGCTCCGGCACTCCGTGTAGGCAGATCGGGCGGACGGGGCAAGGCCGGTTGACTGGAACTGCTGCTTGCAGCTTCGCCGCTCCGCTGCATTTCGGACGCGGGCAGCCGAGACGAGGTTGAGGCTGCTGAACGATGCAGACCCGGTGTGTTGGACATGGCCATTGGTGATCTTTGGGAATTGCCGGGAACAAAATGTCATGCGATGTTTCCGCGGCACTCCGGAGTGCCCGCGCAGCATTGCGAAGGCATTCCTTGAAGTGCGAAGTTTCCTGCCGGCCGAAGGCTTCGTCTCGGTGCGCGGGGTTTTCGCCGACATCGATCGGGGCCGGACGGGAAGGGTGCTCGCCCGCGTCTGCTCGGAAAATCGCCGTTTTAAGCGATGGAGAAACCATGCTCAACAACAAGCCCGAATCTCGATGCGTGCCTTTTGCGCGCTTCGCCGGCAAGGTGGTGATCGTCACCGGCGCAGGCTCCGGCATCGGCGCCGCCACCGCGCGCCGCTTCTCCGAGGAAGGCGCGATGGTCGCCATTGCCGACCTGAGCGACGAGAAGCTCGCCGCCACGCGCGCCGACCTGCCCGCCGACCGCACGCTCGCGTACCCGGCCGACGTGTCCCTGTTCGACGAGGTGCAGGAACTCGTCGATGCCACCGTGGAGCGCTTCGGCCGGCTCGACGTCATGGTCAACAAT
The DNA window shown above is from Acidovorax sp. NCPPB 4044 and carries:
- a CDS encoding type III effector gives rise to the protein MAMSNTPGLHRSAASTSSRLPASEMQRSGEAASSSSSQPALPRPPDLPTRSAGAGNKSDSRRGNPNAAEHRIDPHVLRDTGSIVRERSRLDWTQGRGILEKAANKVRQFVGSRTSQDQAADFIRFMAGASGGPKPSQLDLGDGWTRCTQRVAGKSAVMELRRDHDGTIVDVRLPPKFPGLPPGKEREAFSAVLEEMQSHGIESLRKVPVHYVNRNTRGYAIPTHGYVVAGDPGKGRKSGAVLYGVGGDPLRGPVVLDESAMKRLLSKMGQAGDQRYPEHVRQVLAQLAGERFASREDFYTAYRLARGETVDPADIHKEVTSIYRLLPMHTMELWPKKSGDFRVEKPPAPERDLRAFENPPKAFGRKAYFKEITGAGSLDLMHARQQFLLHQLYQDELMGRDGSGVPSGEQPPIADTDRRHALSASTPRFQRLPPHASDKVGNCNTGAASLLQRAMDSHNDAAGRSTPSQASAASIFGLGSAHRISLWDPLNTPRNDQTPP